The Streptococcus sp. S5 genome contains a region encoding:
- the gloA2 gene encoding SMU1112c/YaeR family gloxylase I-like metalloprotein, protein MKLDTIHHIAIIGRDRDAMLHFYVDQLGFAIVSEYDRPERGDILINLRQRELTLELFIKPTAPERPKLPLPEHAGLRHLAFKVDDVETYLARLDQLGIENTGLRYDDFDGKKMAFFFDPEGLPLEIHE, encoded by the coding sequence ATGAAGTTAGACACGATTCATCATATTGCCATCATTGGACGGGATCGCGACGCTATGTTGCACTTTTATGTGGACCAGTTGGGCTTTGCGATTGTCAGTGAGTATGACCGTCCCGAACGCGGAGATATCTTGATCAATCTCCGCCAAAGAGAGTTGACTTTAGAACTCTTTATCAAACCGACGGCCCCAGAACGGCCTAAGCTCCCCTTGCCCGAGCATGCGGGACTGCGTCACCTGGCCTTTAAAGTAGACGATGTAGAGACCTATCTAGCTAGATTGGATCAGCTAGGTATTGAGAATACAGGCCTTCGCTATGATGACTTTGATGGCAAGAAGATGGCATTTTTCTTCGATCCAGAAGGATTGCCCTTGGAAATACATGAGTGA
- a CDS encoding HAD-IC family P-type ATPase has product MVRLEGLSQEEVAKKIQEGKQNKVTIKTEKSIGQIIRDNVFTYFNLIFLVLAVLLVAVKSWNNLLFVPVVVVNSLVGIVQEVRSRRILRQMQFLHMSEAIVLREGKEVALPIDQLVEGDLVRFQAGDQIYADGVLLEGELKVDESQLTGEADEVKKGAQDALMSGSFVIAGQGLARLEKVGNDSYINQLSLEAKQVKSHEESDMVHAVNRIVGIIGLLIIPLGSLLFLRSYISLGDSLKLSVTSTVGALIGMIPEGLYLLMTLALALGAVRLAKEKVLLNSMKGIETLSRVDILCVDKTGTITEPGMEVTEIRPAQDGQDLEALAQYVGASMDQNDTMDAIRKFHKTPVSQPWKALEIQPFTSKKKYGAIAFESGIYVLGAPEFVLREGFPEVEEEIAPATQAGNRVLAFGKYKEEHLGETLEAPVDLVAWIILSNPLRKNAKETFAYFKQQGVTIKVISGDNPATVSAIAQKAGIEGAEDLIDTRTLLTEEDLHQAASQYTVFGRVTPEQKKSLVEGLQAKGHKVAMTGDGVNDILALKTADCSIAMESGNDATKKMAQVVLLDSDFGKMPSIVAEGRRVVNNIQRSASLFLIKNIFSILLAISVTLLAFTYPIMPSQMSLISGFTIGIPGFFLALEPNSERIKGRFIETVFKNALPAALTDFILIFSLVLLSSTFGMRSEELSSAAICLMAFVGFTIIYQESQPLNHYKRLVLLGNILAFLVSSSVLGRFFNMNPLRIQTLVICAIMAVLALVLIQVFKKLVGWFFHRKK; this is encoded by the coding sequence ATGGTTAGATTAGAAGGACTCAGTCAGGAAGAAGTAGCGAAAAAGATCCAAGAGGGCAAGCAAAATAAGGTCACGATTAAGACAGAAAAAAGTATTGGGCAGATCATTCGAGACAATGTCTTTACCTACTTTAATCTGATTTTCCTGGTCTTAGCGGTCTTGCTGGTAGCAGTGAAGTCTTGGAACAATCTCTTGTTTGTCCCGGTCGTCGTGGTCAACTCCTTGGTAGGAATTGTGCAGGAAGTCCGCTCTAGACGGATCTTGCGTCAGATGCAATTTCTGCATATGAGTGAGGCGATCGTTCTTCGCGAAGGAAAAGAAGTCGCTCTACCTATCGATCAGCTGGTGGAGGGCGATCTGGTTCGTTTTCAAGCTGGAGATCAGATCTATGCGGATGGGGTCTTGCTGGAGGGCGAGCTAAAAGTCGATGAGTCTCAATTGACAGGTGAAGCCGATGAGGTCAAAAAAGGAGCACAAGATGCGCTCATGTCAGGTAGTTTTGTGATCGCTGGTCAAGGTTTAGCGCGATTGGAAAAAGTTGGGAATGACTCCTACATCAACCAACTGAGCCTGGAAGCCAAGCAGGTCAAGTCTCATGAGGAGTCCGATATGGTCCATGCGGTCAATCGTATTGTGGGGATCATTGGTCTTCTTATCATTCCGCTAGGCTCGCTCCTTTTTCTTCGTAGCTATATCAGCCTAGGCGATAGTCTCAAGCTCAGTGTGACTTCAACAGTCGGGGCCTTGATCGGAATGATTCCAGAAGGCTTGTATCTCTTGATGACCTTGGCACTGGCTCTGGGTGCTGTCAGATTAGCCAAGGAAAAGGTCCTGCTCAATAGCATGAAGGGGATTGAGACCTTATCGCGCGTGGATATCCTTTGTGTCGATAAGACAGGGACCATTACAGAGCCGGGTATGGAAGTAACAGAGATTCGTCCAGCTCAAGATGGTCAAGACTTGGAAGCTCTAGCTCAGTATGTAGGAGCTAGTATGGATCAAAACGATACCATGGATGCCATCCGAAAATTTCACAAGACTCCAGTCAGTCAGCCTTGGAAGGCTCTTGAAATACAGCCCTTTACGTCTAAGAAAAAGTATGGGGCCATTGCCTTTGAATCTGGGATCTATGTATTAGGTGCACCAGAATTTGTTTTACGAGAGGGCTTCCCTGAGGTTGAAGAGGAGATAGCTCCTGCTACTCAGGCAGGCAATCGGGTCTTGGCCTTTGGGAAATATAAGGAAGAACACCTGGGAGAGACTTTAGAGGCTCCTGTAGACTTGGTAGCCTGGATTATTCTCTCCAATCCTTTGAGAAAAAATGCCAAAGAAACCTTCGCCTACTTTAAACAACAAGGAGTGACCATTAAGGTTATCTCAGGGGACAACCCTGCTACAGTCTCAGCTATTGCACAAAAAGCAGGCATTGAAGGAGCAGAGGATCTAATCGATACCAGAACCTTACTGACGGAAGAAGACTTGCACCAAGCGGCAAGCCAGTATACAGTCTTTGGTCGGGTGACACCAGAGCAAAAGAAAAGCCTTGTCGAAGGCTTGCAGGCAAAGGGGCATAAAGTCGCTATGACTGGAGATGGCGTCAACGATATTCTGGCTCTCAAAACAGCAGATTGTAGTATTGCGATGGAATCTGGAAACGATGCGACCAAGAAGATGGCGCAAGTGGTTTTACTGGATTCTGACTTTGGGAAGATGCCGTCCATCGTGGCAGAAGGTCGGCGAGTGGTCAATAATATTCAACGATCAGCCAGTCTCTTTTTGATCAAGAATATCTTTTCCATTTTGTTGGCCATCTCTGTGACGCTCTTAGCCTTTACCTATCCCATCATGCCGTCGCAGATGTCTTTGATCAGTGGTTTTACGATTGGGATTCCAGGATTCTTCCTAGCGCTTGAGCCCAATAGCGAGCGCATCAAAGGGCGCTTTATCGAAACGGTCTTTAAAAATGCGCTGCCTGCTGCCTTGACGGATTTTATACTGATCTTCAGTCTGGTATTGCTCTCTTCAACATTTGGCATGAGGTCGGAAGAACTCTCGAGTGCAGCCATCTGCTTGATGGCCTTCGTTGGATTTACCATCATCTACCAAGAATCCCAGCCTCTCAATCACTACAAGAGACTAGTTCTTCTAGGAAATATCCTAGCCTTCCTGGTTTCAAGCAGTGTCTTAGGTAGATTCTTTAACATGAATCCCTTGAGGATCCAAACACTGGTTATTTGTGCCATCATGGCCGTTCTTGCTCTCGTCTTGATTCAAGTCTTCAAGAAGTTGGTGGGTTGGTTCTTTCATCGGAAGAAATAA
- a CDS encoding DUF3397 family protein has protein sequence MLIKVASVLFIFLTLILSGIIVHLFKLQKRGWRSTDIAFPLFALEYYLISDSAFYHSLLPLLALSLSLLALGLTVYFLKKKKSFYYPKFIKYFWRAGFLITFLLYLILTASLFI, from the coding sequence ATGTTAATCAAAGTTGCTTCTGTATTATTTATTTTTTTAACGCTGATTCTGAGCGGCATTATTGTTCACCTCTTTAAACTCCAAAAAAGAGGATGGCGATCTACTGATATTGCCTTTCCTTTATTTGCCTTGGAGTACTACCTGATCTCAGACAGCGCTTTTTACCACAGCCTCTTACCACTATTAGCCTTGAGCCTTTCGCTTTTGGCCTTGGGGCTAACGGTTTATTTCTTAAAAAAGAAAAAGAGTTTTTATTATCCGAAATTTATCAAATACTTCTGGCGCGCTGGGTTTCTGATCACCTTCTTGCTCTATCTGATCCTAACCGCTAGTTTGTTTATCTAA
- the rplK gene encoding 50S ribosomal protein L11, protein MAKKVEKLVKLQIPAGKATPAPPVGPALGQAGINIMGFTKEFNARTADQAGMIIPVVITVYEDKSFDFVTKTPPAAVLLKKAAGVEKGSGTPNKTKVATVTRAQVQQIAETKMPDLNAANIESAMRMIEGTARSMGFTVTD, encoded by the coding sequence ATGGCTAAAAAAGTCGAAAAACTTGTAAAATTGCAAATCCCTGCTGGTAAAGCTACTCCAGCTCCACCGGTTGGTCCAGCGCTTGGTCAAGCAGGTATCAACATCATGGGATTCACTAAAGAGTTTAACGCTCGTACAGCTGATCAAGCTGGTATGATCATCCCAGTTGTTATCACTGTTTATGAAGACAAATCATTCGATTTCGTTACAAAAACACCACCAGCTGCTGTTCTTTTGAAAAAAGCTGCAGGTGTTGAAAAAGGTTCAGGTACACCGAACAAAACGAAAGTTGCAACTGTAACTCGTGCACAAGTACAACAAATCGCTGAAACTAAGATGCCAGATTTGAACGCTGCAAACATTGAGTCTGCAATGCGTATGATCGAAGGTACTGCTCGTTCTATGGGATTCACTGTTACTGACTAA
- the rplA gene encoding 50S ribosomal protein L1, with translation MAKKSKQLRAALEKIDSTKVYSVEEAVALAKETNFAKFDATVEVAYNLNIDVKKADQQIRGAMVLPNGTGKTARVLVFARGAKAEEAKAAGADFVGEDDLVAKINDGWLDFDVVIATPDMMALVGRLGRVLGPRNLMPNPKTGTVTMDVAKAVEESKGGKITYRADKAGIVQAIIGKVSFDDTKLVENFKSFNDTIQKAKPATAKGTYVTSLTLTTTQGPGIKVDVNSL, from the coding sequence ATGGCTAAAAAAAGCAAACAACTTCGTGCTGCTCTTGAAAAAATCGACAGCACAAAAGTCTACAGCGTAGAAGAAGCTGTAGCTCTTGCAAAAGAAACTAACTTCGCAAAATTTGACGCAACTGTAGAAGTTGCTTACAACTTGAACATCGACGTGAAAAAAGCTGACCAACAAATCCGTGGTGCAATGGTATTGCCAAACGGAACTGGTAAAACAGCTCGCGTACTTGTATTTGCACGTGGTGCAAAAGCTGAAGAAGCAAAAGCTGCTGGTGCAGACTTCGTAGGTGAAGATGACCTTGTTGCGAAAATCAACGATGGTTGGTTGGACTTCGACGTAGTTATCGCTACACCTGACATGATGGCTCTTGTTGGACGTCTTGGACGTGTCCTTGGACCACGTAACTTGATGCCAAACCCTAAAACTGGTACAGTAACAATGGATGTTGCGAAAGCAGTTGAAGAGTCTAAAGGTGGTAAAATCACTTACCGTGCTGATAAAGCAGGTATCGTTCAAGCGATCATCGGTAAAGTTTCATTCGATGATACTAAATTGGTTGAAAACTTTAAATCTTTCAACGACACAATCCAAAAAGCAAAACCAGCTACAGCTAAAGGTACTTACGTAACTAGCTTGACTTTGACTACAACTCAAGGTCCTGGTATCAAAGTGGATGTTAACTCACTTTAA
- the pyrH gene encoding UMP kinase — MVEPKYKRILIKLSGEALAGERGVGIDIKTVQNMAQEIKEVHELGIEIALVIGGGNLWRGEPAAEAGMDRVQADYTGMLGTVMNALVMADSLQQVGVDTRVQTAIAMQQVAEPYIRGRALRHLEKDRIVIFGAGIGSPYFSTDTTAALRAAEIEADAILMAKNGVDGVYNADPKKDASAVKFEELTHRDVINKGLRIMDSTASTLSMDNDIDLVVFNMNEPGNIKRVVFGENIGTTVSNNVEK, encoded by the coding sequence ATGGTAGAACCTAAGTATAAACGTATCTTAATCAAGCTATCTGGTGAGGCTCTTGCCGGCGAACGTGGTGTCGGAATCGATATCAAAACTGTCCAAAATATGGCCCAAGAAATCAAGGAAGTTCATGAACTTGGAATTGAAATTGCCTTGGTGATCGGAGGGGGAAACCTTTGGCGTGGAGAACCTGCTGCTGAAGCAGGGATGGATCGTGTCCAAGCAGACTACACAGGTATGCTCGGTACTGTCATGAACGCTCTTGTGATGGCTGATTCGCTTCAACAAGTTGGCGTGGATACCCGTGTTCAAACTGCGATTGCTATGCAACAAGTTGCAGAACCTTATATCCGTGGTCGTGCCCTTCGTCACCTTGAAAAAGATCGGATCGTGATCTTTGGTGCAGGGATCGGTTCTCCTTATTTCTCAACAGATACGACCGCAGCCCTTCGTGCAGCTGAGATTGAAGCAGATGCCATTCTCATGGCCAAAAATGGGGTCGATGGTGTTTACAATGCCGATCCGAAAAAAGATGCTTCAGCTGTGAAATTTGAGGAATTGACTCACCGCGATGTGATCAACAAAGGTCTTCGCATCATGGACTCAACAGCCTCTACTCTCTCCATGGACAACGACATTGACTTGGTTGTCTTTAATATGAATGAACCAGGCAATATCAAACGCGTTGTCTTTGGTGAAAATATCGGTACAACCGTATCAAATAACGTAGAAAAATAA
- the frr gene encoding ribosome recycling factor, protein MANPIVEKAKERMTQSHQSLGREFGSIRAGRANASLLDRIFVEYYGVETPLNQLASITIPEARVLLITPFDKSSLKDIEHSINASDLGITPANDGSVIRLVIPALTEETRRDLAKEVKKVGENAKVAIRNIRRDAMDEAKKQEKAKEITEDELKGLEKEIQKVTDDAVKHVDEMTAHKEKELMEV, encoded by the coding sequence ATGGCAAACCCAATCGTAGAAAAAGCAAAAGAAAGAATGACTCAGTCTCACCAAAGTTTGGGACGTGAATTTGGTAGCATCCGTGCTGGACGTGCAAACGCAAGTCTTTTGGATCGTATTTTCGTAGAATACTACGGAGTAGAGACACCATTGAACCAATTGGCATCTATCACCATTCCAGAAGCGCGTGTCTTGTTGATCACACCATTTGATAAATCATCTTTGAAAGACATCGAGCACAGCATCAATGCTTCTGACCTTGGTATCACTCCAGCCAACGATGGATCTGTTATCCGCTTGGTTATCCCAGCTTTGACAGAAGAAACTCGTCGTGACTTGGCAAAAGAAGTGAAAAAAGTGGGTGAAAATGCTAAAGTAGCGATCCGTAACATCCGTCGTGATGCTATGGATGAAGCGAAGAAACAAGAAAAAGCAAAAGAAATCACAGAAGATGAATTGAAAGGTCTTGAAAAAGAGATCCAAAAAGTTACGGATGATGCTGTTAAGCATGTAGATGAAATGACAGCTCACAAAGAAAAAGAATTGATGGAAGTTTAA
- the cvfB gene encoding RNA-binding virulence regulatory protein CvfB codes for MNTNLASYIMGMVIDENDHFYFVQKDGQTYALDKAEGPHKVGESVKGFAYTDMKQKLRLTTLEVTATQESFGWGTVTEVRKDLGVFVDTGLPDKQIVVSLDILPEIKDLWPKKGDRLYIRLEVDKKDRIWGILAYQEDFQRLARPAYNNMQNQNWPAIVYRLKLSGTFVYLPENNMLGFIHPSERYAEPRLGEVLNARVIGFREVDRTLNLSLKPRSFEMLENDAQMILTYLEANGGFMTLNDKSSPEEIKATFGISKGQFKKALGGLMKAKKIKQDQFGTELI; via the coding sequence ATGAATACGAATCTAGCAAGCTACATCATGGGAATGGTCATTGATGAAAATGATCACTTCTATTTTGTTCAAAAAGATGGCCAGACCTACGCGCTTGATAAAGCAGAAGGCCCACACAAAGTCGGAGAAAGTGTCAAGGGCTTTGCCTATACAGATATGAAGCAAAAGCTCCGACTCACGACACTTGAAGTCACTGCAACTCAAGAAAGCTTTGGCTGGGGAACGGTCACGGAAGTGCGCAAGGATTTGGGAGTCTTTGTGGACACAGGGCTTCCAGATAAGCAGATTGTTGTCTCACTAGATATCCTACCGGAGATCAAAGATCTATGGCCTAAAAAGGGCGATCGTCTCTATATTCGCTTAGAAGTTGATAAGAAAGATCGGATTTGGGGAATCTTAGCCTACCAGGAAGATTTCCAGCGTTTGGCTCGTCCAGCCTACAACAATATGCAAAACCAAAACTGGCCAGCCATTGTCTACCGCTTGAAATTGTCTGGAACCTTTGTTTACCTTCCAGAGAACAATATGCTGGGCTTTATCCACCCAAGTGAGCGCTATGCAGAACCTCGTTTGGGAGAGGTCCTAAATGCTCGCGTTATTGGTTTTCGGGAGGTGGACCGGACCTTGAACCTATCTTTGAAGCCACGCTCCTTTGAGATGTTGGAAAACGATGCCCAAATGATTTTGACCTATTTGGAAGCCAATGGTGGCTTTATGACCTTGAATGATAAGTCCTCTCCAGAAGAAATCAAAGCAACTTTTGGGATTTCAAAAGGTCAGTTCAAAAAGGCCTTGGGTGGTTTGATGAAGGCCAAAAAAATCAAGCAAGACCAGTTTGGAACAGAGTTGATCTAA
- a CDS encoding YozE family protein: MRKSFYTWLMTERNPKSNAPKAILADLAFHESAFPKHTDDFDEVSRYLEEHASFSFNLGDFDAIWEEYQAH; the protein is encoded by the coding sequence ATGCGAAAATCATTTTATACTTGGTTGATGACGGAGCGCAATCCTAAAAGCAATGCTCCTAAAGCCATTCTAGCAGATCTTGCATTTCACGAGTCTGCTTTTCCCAAGCATACAGATGACTTCGACGAGGTCAGTCGCTATCTAGAAGAGCATGCGAGCTTTTCCTTTAATCTTGGCGATTTTGATGCGATTTGGGAAGAATACCAAGCCCACTAG
- a CDS encoding PhoH family protein: MQEHSVEITLTHPDDLFHLFGSNERHLRLMEQEFGVTIHARTEIVQIIGEEETCEQVRQVIQALLVLVNRGMTIGTPDVVTAITMVRNGELDKFIALYEEEIIKDSYGKPIRVKTLGQKIYVNSVKNHDVTFGIGPAGTGKTFLAVTLAVTALKRGQVKRIILTRPAVEAGESLGFLPGDLKEKVDPYLRPVYDALYQILGKDQTTRMMEREIIEIAPLAYMRGRTLDDAFVILDEAQNTTIMQMKMFLTRLGFNSKMIVNGDTSQIDLPRNVKSGLIDAQEKLKNISQIDFVHFSAKDVVRHPVVAEIIRAYEPIPNPVLKEKLDVEEEAE; this comes from the coding sequence TTGCAAGAACATTCAGTTGAAATTACATTAACGCATCCAGACGATCTCTTTCATTTGTTTGGATCTAACGAACGCCATCTCCGTTTGATGGAGCAAGAATTTGGGGTGACTATTCATGCCCGGACAGAAATCGTCCAAATCATTGGGGAAGAAGAAACCTGCGAGCAAGTTCGTCAAGTCATCCAGGCTCTTTTGGTCCTCGTTAATCGTGGCATGACCATTGGAACGCCGGATGTGGTGACCGCCATTACCATGGTGAGAAATGGGGAATTGGATAAGTTCATCGCTCTCTATGAAGAAGAGATTATCAAGGATAGTTACGGCAAGCCCATTCGGGTTAAAACACTTGGTCAAAAGATCTATGTCAATAGTGTCAAGAACCATGATGTCACTTTTGGGATTGGACCAGCGGGGACTGGGAAAACCTTCCTAGCAGTGACCTTGGCTGTGACTGCACTCAAGCGTGGTCAAGTCAAGCGAATCATTTTGACCCGTCCTGCTGTAGAAGCTGGAGAGAGCCTTGGTTTCCTACCAGGGGATCTTAAAGAAAAAGTAGACCCTTATCTACGTCCGGTCTATGATGCTCTTTACCAGATTTTAGGGAAAGACCAAACAACTCGGATGATGGAGCGGGAGATTATCGAGATTGCGCCTTTGGCTTATATGCGGGGACGGACCTTGGACGATGCCTTTGTCATCCTCGATGAAGCGCAAAATACCACCATCATGCAGATGAAGATGTTTTTGACCCGTCTTGGTTTTAACTCTAAGATGATTGTCAATGGAGATACCAGCCAGATTGACCTTCCTCGAAATGTCAAATCCGGCTTGATTGATGCTCAGGAGAAATTGAAGAACATTTCTCAAATTGACTTTGTGCATTTCTCTGCTAAGGATGTCGTTCGTCATCCAGTAGTAGCAGAGATTATCCGGGCCTACGAGCCAATCCCAAATCCAGTCCTCAAAGAAAAACTGGATGTGGAAGAAGAAGCAGAATAA
- the ald gene encoding alanine dehydrogenase yields the protein MLIGIPKEIKNNENRVGLTPAGVQSLVKKGHHVLVETNAGLGSGFADEDYTKQGATIVATAAEAWAAEMVVKVKEPLAEEYGFLREDLLLFTYLHMAAAPELADAMVSAKTTGVAYETVRDLDGQLPLLVPMSEVAGRMAVQIGAHFLTKQEGGSGVLLGGVPGVPKGKVTIIGGGVVGTHAARIALGLGAQVTILDISAKRLAVLEDVFGHQIQTLMSNPFNIEASVRDADVVIGAVLIPGAKAPKLVTDDMVKQMRPGSVIVDVAVDQGGVIETADRVTTHTEPVYEKHGVLHYAVANIPGAVARTSTIALTNVTLPYVESLANNGFHKAIALDEGLRQGVTTYQGHITSQPVATGLERDFTPIDELV from the coding sequence ATGCTCATTGGAATTCCTAAAGAAATTAAAAACAACGAAAATCGGGTCGGTTTGACACCTGCAGGTGTACAAAGCTTGGTGAAGAAAGGTCATCACGTTTTGGTAGAAACAAATGCTGGACTTGGTTCTGGCTTTGCGGATGAAGATTACACGAAGCAAGGGGCAACCATCGTTGCAACTGCTGCAGAAGCTTGGGCAGCTGAGATGGTGGTCAAAGTCAAGGAACCTCTCGCTGAAGAATATGGCTTCCTTCGCGAAGACCTCTTGCTCTTCACTTACTTGCATATGGCTGCTGCACCAGAATTAGCGGACGCTATGGTCTCAGCTAAAACAACAGGGGTGGCCTACGAAACGGTGCGTGACCTTGATGGACAATTGCCTCTCTTGGTGCCAATGAGTGAGGTGGCTGGACGGATGGCCGTGCAAATCGGTGCTCACTTCCTGACCAAACAAGAAGGTGGATCAGGCGTCCTCCTAGGTGGGGTGCCAGGTGTTCCCAAAGGAAAAGTTACCATTATCGGAGGCGGGGTCGTTGGAACCCATGCAGCTCGGATCGCCCTTGGACTAGGTGCCCAAGTGACCATCTTAGATATCAGCGCTAAACGTTTGGCTGTTCTGGAAGATGTCTTTGGTCACCAAATTCAAACCCTTATGTCCAACCCATTTAACATTGAAGCCAGCGTCCGTGATGCTGATGTTGTCATCGGTGCTGTCTTGATTCCTGGTGCTAAAGCTCCTAAATTAGTGACAGACGATATGGTTAAACAAATGCGTCCCGGTTCAGTCATCGTCGATGTAGCCGTTGACCAAGGTGGGGTTATCGAAACAGCAGACCGTGTCACAACGCATACGGAGCCAGTTTACGAAAAACATGGCGTGCTCCACTATGCCGTTGCCAATATCCCAGGGGCTGTCGCTCGTACCTCTACTATCGCCCTTACCAATGTGACCCTTCCTTATGTTGAATCCCTAGCTAACAATGGCTTCCACAAGGCCATCGCCCTCGACGAAGGCCTGCGCCAAGGGGTCACCACTTACCAAGGTCACATCACTAGCCAACCCGTTGCTACCGGTTTAGAGCGCGACTTCACACCAATTGATGAATTGGTTTAA
- a CDS encoding GNAT family N-acetyltransferase, translated as MENLYVKLAAYREIETERLHLRPVTFEDAPAMFEYASDETVTRYTFPTNQSLEETRNNIALFYLASPLGKWGIELKENGKFIGTIDLLDLDLCLKKGSIGYVLNKDYWNQGLATEATKAVIALAFEQLGMNKLIAVHDQDNPASGRVMAKSGLKYSHEEPYAMLDLHEEGRMVTRVHYVLTKEEYLAEK; from the coding sequence ATGGAAAATTTATATGTGAAGTTAGCGGCTTATCGAGAAATAGAGACTGAGCGCTTGCACTTGCGTCCGGTCACTTTTGAAGATGCACCGGCTATGTTTGAGTATGCTTCTGATGAAACAGTTACGCGCTACACTTTTCCAACCAATCAAAGTCTAGAAGAGACGCGTAATAATATTGCCCTCTTTTACCTAGCGAGCCCACTTGGAAAATGGGGGATCGAGCTCAAAGAAAATGGAAAATTTATCGGGACGATTGATTTACTGGATTTGGATCTTTGTCTGAAGAAGGGGAGTATCGGCTATGTTCTGAATAAAGACTATTGGAACCAAGGTCTTGCGACAGAGGCTACAAAGGCAGTCATTGCCTTGGCTTTTGAACAGTTAGGGATGAACAAGCTCATTGCTGTTCATGATCAGGACAACCCAGCTTCTGGACGGGTGATGGCCAAATCAGGGTTGAAATATTCTCACGAGGAGCCCTACGCGATGCTAGACCTGCATGAAGAAGGGCGAATGGTGACGAGAGTTCATTATGTCCTCACGAAGGAAGAATATTTGGCAGAAAAATGA